GCAAGCCAATCCATCCTCAAAGTCACGTCAAAGGTAAGAACATCCAAAGCAACCAAATCAGCACATAAATCTCTTCCATGGATTACCACGAGACACGATGGATAAACAACatccaccaccacacagtcagacaaaggagtAGAAACAGTTAAAGGTTCGTTCAAAACCGTTGGTGTTACATCAACTtgcagcaaaacacgtagacactaaagaatgggttgcaccagCATCAAATAAAGCAAGAGCATCTACAAAAGCAATatgaatggtaccttgcaccactggtTTAGATGCATGAGCATCATGAGGAGTCAAGGCAAAAACTATGGCATGACCCTTACTCTGTTGTTGAGAACTCTgcccggtaccatagctgctagaacctctaccgccgttgccacggcctcaAAAATtacgccctccagaacctcggtCCCGCTGGACACTAAaagaagcggcaggttgagaaaacGCCACTGCTGCAGAAAAATGTTGATCTCTGATaagacggctgagcaacactagcttccgacatctgctgcccagatgcttGACACTCTCTGCAAAGTGACCCGgatggccacaagtaaaacaacctcctgGTGCTAAACGAAACTCGCccggatgtcgacgtctgcaattctggcagaaaggaaaactagcacctctACTGTGACCACGCCCAAAACTACGGCTGCTACCactgttgcctgaactgtaggtgtaaggctgataactcttcttgacacccctcttctcGTTCTTGTACTAGGAAGGTGTCaattggtagctaccaccactACTCTGCTGTCCAGAGCTAGAAGACTTCTTAGTCTGAGAAGAACCAGAAATCTCCCCAAACTGCAATAACGTGCTCTTAAGACGACAAGCATTGTCCACCAAGTTAGTAAAGTTTCTGCGTGTTtcagtcagcaaactcacaaaatcgcaCCCTAAACCCTTCACATATCTATCATTCACTCTTAGCGGATCTGCCTGCATGTCCGAagcgaaccgacccaacctcacgaactccgTCATGTACTTGGATACAGACCTATCATCTCTAGCAAGCGTCAGcaatctgtctctatgaccctctgtcacggaaaacggcaagaagaatGCTCTGAATCTCTCCACAAACTCAACCCAAGTAATGGTAGTCATGTCAGAATGAACAGCTCTACGAAATCAGTGCCCAACTGAACCCTTCATAGACATCTCAACTAGAACGACGGTTTGACGTTCGGTAGCATGTACCGTgtattctgctcaacctcctcgagaaaatcaAGCGCATCACTAGAACCGTCAAACTCCGTCGGCTTTAACCTCATGTAAGCCAACACTAAatccctgtcagtggttccaacaccaccaactgctgcaCCACCAGCATGTGGCTGCTGGTGTTGAACAATCTGACCCAAAACTGCAGACTGATCGTGCGTAGCGACTTGTCCCGCTTGCAGTTGAACCTAGTTGATCTGAAAGCAATGACTTCGGCTAAAAATGTGTTGAAGTCAAAGGCATCCAACGCAGGTTGTGCcacacctggtgcttgagcacctcCTGCAGGACCACGTCCTACACCTCTACCTATGCCAGCTTGACCACGACCAGCTTGGCCTCGACCAGTTCGACCCCGACCAGCTTGGCCTCTGCCCGCTAGTCCTCTACTAGCTTGAACTCCTAGTTCATTATGGTCCACCTCAATAGAGTAAgcgtattcattcctaagaatgaaacaaaaatcCTCAATACAAACAAGTTTAACAACTAAAAGTATAACAAGGCGTTTCTGCCCacaagtaatcacccaagtgaaaacaaccaTTTAATAAGcaataaaactaataaattcATACGACCGACTCACAACATttctataggagtaggcagaaatttttgaaaacaatagatgacgtttcaaagacaagactcgaatcctaattccgcagtagttcctacgGTAGTTAAAACCTTAACATGCCAAACTattaaacacttaacatttaaaaggccttggttttaaaccaaagctctgataccaagtttgtcaagacccattttcatgaatcgtgaccggcgctagggtatgggtatggttgtaccaaaacccgtagcaagccttgcggataacagtTAATTATCATAAACCACAATGTACCTGCACAAAACCATAAGCTCcgagcaaccgagacttcaacctagtctagcagtataTTTAAGCAACGTATATTCAAATTATGCTTAATctcaaattataactccaacagcatggaaatatataaaaataccataaatactataatcatgtcaaagctgataaaatatcagttggaccattccaacaaacaatagtctaaaatataaagtatgaGATTAAGACATAAatactgatactactactgcggtctaagataTTAAAACAGCTTGACAaattattctgaaataaaataaagtaaccTCCGAAGAATGAAAAAAcagagatcgaccaatgctcaaatcataaacctgaaaaatttgggaaaacaacagggtcagatttactgagtagagtttataaaacaatttacatttattaagttgaaaaacctttaaaacgtttaataaatcatttgttcattatggattatctatgaaaccctaaaccacaattttaaatccattgtcgtgtcagtgagacgtatctcaataaccgattcccgactatcacttaataaactagtgagcccaggagacgtatcttccaccggtgccctcactaagatgcgacgtatcttccaccggtgccctcactaaggtgatacgtatctcaaacctacctcaataccataataatcattaccagtgcgcacacagtcccgatgatgcccatctaGTAGCACGTTCCAATTGAAATCctcaatgccgaaaaacagttcgaaagctggttatacatatacatatatacaaaatataatagttgcttaataaagaggtaaatagagatataaactcactgctcgCTATTTCACGtgaaacctggcaagcaatctaactctggttcgcctcttaAGTATGAACAGttgacgggtctagacaaagtataaaaaagcaattaaaaacagaccctaactctagagagtaatAGACACCccatttataaatcaaaaaatagCCACATAGAATAACATAAtgctcaaataaattataatgccataaacaattccAGTCAATTAagttcccgcttaaaaatctgtttcagaaaatattatttaaataataaaataaatcaatttttcaaTTAGTGGGTTGGCCGAATTACctataactaccaagctacctcacatgtcgggtgacccaaatCAAACAAGACCCAAATATTtatccaaaattataaaccacagtttataatttaaaaatacccatttgataatacaaaaaaattaatgtttaaaatggaactcaataacttaaaactcaagtaaccaatagttactaacaacttacttaattaaaataaattaagaaaaacgtttacaatctaaAACGTTAAATTGACACGTCTAGTCAATTActccaaaatataataattacccgagtaattataaattattgattaaaaataaaatatttatcatttttctaattttaattataaaaacaatttaattctaaatcattattttttaagaatcaACCAATAGAAAAATCAAGAATCATAATCTTCAGTAACTAAAGCTTAGCCCAATATCATTAATTATCAAAAGCCCAAAAGAATGTCCAATAGAATTGAGCCTCAAATGACCGCCAAAGCCATCATCTTCCTAAAAGAATATCACATTCTGCTGTAAAGTATTTATAAGAACAATTTCAAAACTTCTTTAACAAACAACATAATAATCTCGGCAAACCTAACAACAAAGGTAGTAATTATAAACAATAACTACCCTAAGCAACTTAGGAAACAAAGGCATAAACAATATCCACTCTAAGCACAGAACGAGTATACGAAAATAACAAGAATTTTAGCTCGCGGTCAAATCTACGAAGGCGACAACAAGATGGAGCAATCATAACTCAAGCAATTACTTAACTCATAACAGGTTACAGAAACAAGATCATGGCAGCAAGGAATAAACAACCGTAGTAACAAGAAGATAAGCGCATAAAAATAACAAACGACTCGATGATTCATAGCGGGTATGAAATAGAcagattgtaatatcccgtgtttttatGTCatagtttcgttgtgtttccgattTGGTTTCGGACATCTTATGGTAGctttagcaagtgtgacactttaaTTGAGGTTTGAGTTGTTTCTTGTATGAGTCACatatgtcgtgtgagtttttcgactgcgatttgatttgtatccggattataatcgatgatgtgttcgtgtgccttctaaatctgagatgttttgataaaacatccatttctcccaattgcaccgttggatcgagctcaTTATCGGATATACTGTGCCCGAAAGAAAGTTAGCTGTTGGATcttgttagtagtatatgccctagggccatttgatcgtttatatttgtagaattaatcccaatggcaaagatatatatgttctatttgaactaagtgtctcatcaactaagtggtcatgtattacgtattgtccttatcacattgtgatagaatctattcttaaggtgttaagaatatgagtgacagattctattatacaagtgatctaaataaccgttcacgatcgatggggtcctgcgaataagggcatcgcattatcccggaaagattgtcacctctatttattctcctgattagtaaagagttgctaattataggaagtagtgagtctcgtactacttgatggggatcagaataaacatatggacactcaaggtgttgagtaagtcgaacaagtgacgctagatgacttatacatggtaattcattaaaataaatttaatgtcatccagctcataattgtacatatgtcctttgacttgcggtgacactatcttgtatataggtgattagagtttgatactccttaaccctagatctttcatgagctagggccgtgGGAtatgttggctctagttagttgtatatggagataggggtttaacctagaaaggattcatcactctggatgaacggagacaagattctatgctataccaaattgttcttgatggatgataaaacctgcgcaggtgtatatgacttacatagaatgttgtttctagtggaagtcatatttatcaagaattagaactgagagatgaggtcatataatcaagacatacagtgtttgacctAACCGTGACACTattcgagattggaatcttagatgaagggaattttgagtgtacggtaattatgaacattggttcaaaaacaatgcatcgaaacattcatctctatttgggggtcgtgatatgttacttgacgtcactctcgatctacgagaattaataattaaatggaatttaattatttaatataagaaaggaatTTCTtgtgtctctcgttgccatatagatgtgaacccagttagtcacacacaatagagtgtgcaaccgattgagtttacgaaagatcaatttcatatggatactagcatatctcggaaattaatctaagatgaaaaacaagtacaaattagggactaatttgtaagagttataaattagtaggaacctaattgtactatgtccaagttaattagggactaatttataagagttataaattagtaggaacctaattatattttaacccagttttatgattaaaaggcataagtaattaattagtgtaattaatgatacttaaatcattaatcataagctaatggaatgatgatgtcatggtgatgatgtaatgagataagcttatgtcatataggtgatgtcatatgatgacatcaccta
This region of Mercurialis annua linkage group LG1-X, ddMerAnnu1.2, whole genome shotgun sequence genomic DNA includes:
- the LOC126666511 gene encoding uncharacterized protein LOC126666511, producing the protein MVPGRVLNNRCLRVLLQVDVTPTVLNEPLTVSTPLSDCVVVDVVYPSCLVVIHGRDLCADLVALDVLTFDVTLRMDWLAHHYASIDYRGNVNTVPIVNQFTVVFPEEFFRLPPDRDIEFCINVVPVTGPISIPLYRMAPTEMK